A stretch of DNA from Nocardioides sp. Arc9.136:
GACCTCCCGGCCGTCGGTCAGGCCGTCACCGTCGGTGTCGGGGTCCGTGGGGTCGGTCCCCGCCGCGGCCTCCTCGACGGCGGTCAGGCCGTCGCCGTCCACGTCGGTGCCGCCGGCGCCGTCGGTGGGGGACCCGGCGAGGTCGTCGCGCGGGTCGCGCGGGTCGGTGCCGTTGCGCACCTCGACCCCGTCGATGACGCCGCCGTCGTCGGTGTCGGCGTCGTTCGGGTCGGTCGCGCGGCCGCCCGAGGCGTTCGCGGACCCGGTGACCTCCTGGCCGTCGCCGAGGCCGTCGTTGTCGGTGTCGGCGTCGGCGGGGTCGGTCGCCTTCCCGCCGAACCCGCCGTTGGCCGACCCGCTGGCCTCCTGGGTGTCGGAGAGGCCGTCGCCGTCCCGGTCGGTCTGCCCCGCGGGCGGAGCGGTCCGGAAGTCGTCGGCCGGCACGTCGCGCGGGTCGGTGCCGTTGGCGACCTCGCGGCCGTCGCTGGCACCGCCGTTGTCGGTGTCGACGTCCCGCGGGTCGGTGCGGTGGGTGGTGACCTCGGCGCCGTCGGTGAGGCCGTCGTCGTCGGTGTCGGCGTCGTTCGGGTTCGTGCCGAGCTGGACCTCGCGCCCGTCCCCGAGGCCGTCGCCGTCGCTGTCGGCCACGGCCGGGTTGGTGGGGCGACCGCCGTAGAGGCCGTTGGCCGAGCCGGAGGTCTCCTGGACGTCGGTCAGCCCGTCGCCGTCGGCGTCGGCGGCCGGGCGGTCGTCGGCCCGGTTGTTCGGGTCGGTGCCGCGTCCCACCTCGGTGCCGTCGTCGACGCCGCCGTCGTCGCTGTCCGCGTCGGTCGGGCTCGTCCGCGTGTCCTTGACCTCTCGTCCGTCGCCCAGGCCGTCCCGGTCGGTGTCCCCGACCAGCGGGTCGCTGCGGTGGGTGACCACCTCGGCGCCGTCGGAGAGCCCGTCGCCGTCGGTGTCCGCCCGGTTCGGGTCGGTGCCGACCTGCACCTCCCGACCGTCGCCGAGGCCGTCGCCGTCGGTGTCGGCCTTCCGCGGGTCGGTCGCACCGGTCGGGTTGCCGGGGGAGGAGAAGGGGTTCTCGCTGCCGCTGGTCTCCTGGGCGTCGGTGAGCCCGTCGGAGTCGGAGTCGGCCGATCCGGTCTCGGTGCCGCAGGCCAGTCCCCCGGCGGGCGCCGTGGCCTCGACGTGCATCGGGAAGAGGTCGACGGCGGCCACGACGACGCCGTCGCCGAGCACCGGCAGCAGCTCCAGCTCGACGTGCAGCAGGCTGGCGTCGCCGACCGCGCGGGTGCCGTCGGCGGCGACGGTCTCCGTCTGGCCGCCGAGGGAGAGCTCGAGGCGCAGCAGCGGGTTGCCCGGGACGGCGAAGTCCTGGGGGACGCCCGGCGCGAGCGGCTCGGCCGCCCGGCCCGCAGCGGCGACGGTGACGACGGGGCGCTCGTAGTCGACCGTCGACGCGCCGGCGTCGCCGGTGACGGTGGCGGTCAGGCGCGGGGCGGAGGCGACCCGGACGACCAGGTTGCCGCCGAGGAGGCGCAGGTCGGCGGCCGAGCCGACGACCTCCGCGACGACGTCGCGGCCGCCGTTCGCCTCGCCGTTGGCTACGAAACGGGTGGACTGCGAGGCGCTGACGGTGCCGGGGACCTCGACGAGTGCTCCGACGCCGGGCACGTCGAGGACCGTGGCGTCGGCGGTGCTGACCGAGGACCTCGAGACGTCGGGGACGCTCGGGAGGCACTGGCCGCCGGTGCCGATCCGCGCCCGGGCGGAGGCCTGGGAGACCCCGAGGGAGAGGACGCCGGGCAACGAGCTGGTCGGCACGATCGACGCGGTGTCCGGCGCCCCGGCGTCCGGCGGGGCGGACTGCTCGGCCTCGGCGAGGATGCCGGGCAGTGCCTGGCCCAGCAGGGCGGCGTCGAGGTTGGCGGCCCGGGCGGTGACCCGGGGGCTGCCGGCACCGACCGTGCCGCGGACCGGCCCCAGGCCGACCTCGGCGGCGGTGACCACCCCGCCGAGGTCCAGGGCGTCGACGTGCAGGACCTCGCCGGTCACCGAGGAGGTGACGGTCGTGGGCACGGGCTCGGGGGCGGCCGCCGCGCCCGGTGCCGGGAGGGCGGTCAGGGAGAGGGCGGTGAGGGAGAGGGCGGTCAGGGAGAGGGCGGCCGGGGACGACCGGCCGGTGCGGACCGGTCGTGGCAGGGGTCGCTCGGGGGGCATGGGAGGCATGGGGGTCTCCTGTGGCGGGGGTCGGGGGGACGGCGCCCGCACGCCGGGGGACCGCGCCGGAGCGGCACGGCACGACGGGGGCGCCGAGCGAGGGGGCGGACCGGCGCCTGGGGGAGAGGACCACGTCAGGGGCGGGGTGGCACGTCGCTGCTGGTGTCGTACCCGGCGCGGACCCCGCTATGCGCCGGTCCTGCGAGGACCCTGACCGGTGCCGGCGGCGGTGGGTACCTGCGGGGGTCGCCGTAGGAGTTGGCTCCGCCTCGCGCCGCGGCGTAGGCTGGCCACGCGCCAGAGGTCTGCCTGCGTCCCGGACGGAGCGGACCCTCGCTCGCTATCAGCCCACCCGCTGCTCCGCAGCGTGCCGGGCACGACACCACCGGTAGTGAAAACGACCTCCCGCGCGCGCCCGCACGACATCTGCCCACCCAAGGATCTGTCTCTACATGACGAGCACCATCTCCACTCTTCCGGACTACGACGCGCCTCAGGTCGCGGTCAACGACATCGGGTCCGAAGAGGACTTCCTCGCCGCGATCGACGCGACCATCAAGTACTTCAACGACGGTGACATCGTCGACGGCACCATCGTCAAGGTGGACCGCGACGAGGTCCTGCTCGACATCGGCTACAAGACCGAGGGCGTCATCCCCTCGCGCGAGCTGTCGATCAAGCACGACGTCGACCCCTCCGAGGTCGTCGAGGTCGGCGACAAGGTCGAGGCCCTCGTCCTCCAGAAGGAGGACAAGGAAGGCCGCCTGATCCTGTCCAAGAAGCGCGCCCAGTACGAGCGCGCCTGGGGCACCATCGAGCAGGTCAAGGAGGAGGACGGCGTCGTCGAGGGCACCGTCATCGAGGTCGTCAAGGGCGGCCTGATCCTGGACATCGGCCTGCGCGGCTTCCTGCCCGCCTCGCTGGTGGAGATGCGTCGCGTCCGCGACCTGCAGCCCTACGTGGGCCAGACCCTCGAGGCCAAGATCATCGAGCTCGACAAGAACCGCAACAACGTGGTCCTGTCGCGCCGTGCCTGGCTCGAGCAGACCCAGTCCGAGGTCCGCCACGGCTTCCTGACCCAGCTGCAGAAGGGCCAGATCCGCAAGGGCGTCGTCTCCTCGATCGTCAACTTCGGTGCGTTCGTGGACCTCGGCGGCGTCGACGGCCTCGTCCACGTCTCCGAGCTGTCCTGGAAGCACATCGACCACCCGTCCGAGGTCGTCGCCGTGGGCGACGAGGTCACAGTCGAGGTCCTCGACGTGGACATGGACCGCGAGCGTGTCTCCCTGTCGCTGAAGGCGACGCAGGAGGACCCGTGGCAGCACTTCGCCCGCACCCACCAGATCGGCCAGATCGTGCCGGGCAAGGTCACCAAGCTGGTGCCCTTCGGCTCGTTCGTCCGCGTCGAGGAGGGCATCGAGGGCCTGGTGCACATCTCCGAGCTGGCCGAGCGCCACGTGGAGATCCCCGAGCAGGTCGTCCAGGTCAACGACGACGTCATGGTCAAGATCATCGACATCGACCTCGAGCGTCGCCGGATCTCGCTGTCGCTCAAGCAGGCCAACGAGACCGCCACGGCCGCCGACGTCGAGGAGTTCGACCCGACGCTGTACGGCATGACCGCGACGTACGACGAGCAGGGCAACTACGTCTACCCCGAGGGCTTCGACCCCGAGACCGGCGAGTGGCTCGAGGGCTTCGACGAGCAGCGCGCGACCTGGGAGGAGCAGTACGCCAAGGCGCACGCCCGCTGGGAGGCCCACGTCAAGCAGCAGCAGGAGGCCGCCAAGGCCGAGGTCGAGGCCGGCGAGGCCACCTCGTACTCCAGCGGTGGCACCGACGACACCGCCTCCACCGAGGGCGGCTCGCTCGCCTCGGACGAGGCGCTGCAGGCGCTCCGCGAGAAGCTGACCGGCGGTCAGTGACCCGCTGACCAGCAGGTAGCAGCACCAGACGCACGAAGGCCCGGCCACCTCACGGTGGCCGGGCCTTCGTCGTGTCCGGACGGCTGGGTGGCGGGCCGGTCACCAGACGCCGG
This window harbors:
- the rpsA gene encoding 30S ribosomal protein S1 encodes the protein MTSTISTLPDYDAPQVAVNDIGSEEDFLAAIDATIKYFNDGDIVDGTIVKVDRDEVLLDIGYKTEGVIPSRELSIKHDVDPSEVVEVGDKVEALVLQKEDKEGRLILSKKRAQYERAWGTIEQVKEEDGVVEGTVIEVVKGGLILDIGLRGFLPASLVEMRRVRDLQPYVGQTLEAKIIELDKNRNNVVLSRRAWLEQTQSEVRHGFLTQLQKGQIRKGVVSSIVNFGAFVDLGGVDGLVHVSELSWKHIDHPSEVVAVGDEVTVEVLDVDMDRERVSLSLKATQEDPWQHFARTHQIGQIVPGKVTKLVPFGSFVRVEEGIEGLVHISELAERHVEIPEQVVQVNDDVMVKIIDIDLERRRISLSLKQANETATAADVEEFDPTLYGMTATYDEQGNYVYPEGFDPETGEWLEGFDEQRATWEEQYAKAHARWEAHVKQQQEAAKAEVEAGEATSYSSGGTDDTASTEGGSLASDEALQALREKLTGGQ